The Camelina sativa cultivar DH55 chromosome 16, Cs, whole genome shotgun sequence sequence ATAACCAACCAAAGAGTAACCCATCTGAGTCATATCCGTCACCAATTCATTGTACCGACCAGAAACGTGTGCAGCCACAGGTAAAGCTTTCTGACCCACTGCATGAATTGGTTTGTACTGGTTAAGTTTAGCCCAGACTTTAACAGAGCTGGTCACAACAAAACACTTGTACTCAGTCGCGGCATAGTTAAACGCAGCTTTGGGACCACCAGTACGAGCCTCTTTCACAAAGCTCTGAGCTTTCTCTGTTGCCTTGTAGATCAACACATGTGCTTGAGTCACCACTTGCTTAGCCATCGGAGGAGCATGCTTATCAAACTTGTACGATGCTTCACCAACCtataaaaaaggttaaaacttTAGCCACAAAACTAAACAACTAAAACACGATCTGGTTTCCATCAGATGAAACAAACGAATTGGGTTTACACATCAATCAGATCCAACAAAACGACTTGGTTTGGTTTACCTTGTGATCtagaaagaagaggagagaatcTGGAACATCTTTGAGTTTGTGGTAAACAGGGGTTACGACGGTGGTGACAGCTCCTTCAACTTTTTCCACGGCGGATTTGAGAGAACCGGAGTTTTGTTTGGCGTAGTCGTAGAGATTTGAAACGGAAGCCAGAATCTGAATCGCTGCAACCCTAACGAACCCTAGATGCTTTAGGCTTAGATTCTTGCTATTCTTATTCTCTGTCTCCATCTAAtataccaaagaagaagaagatgagatcactcttgatttattataattctgacttaaaaagaaagaacaaagcggatgatgatgatctctttcttacctttagtttttgagtttttcgATTTGCTTTCTTGAGAAATCTTGAAGACGGACACTGTTCTCTCTCTCGATGACGTTGTGTAACAGTAAAGTATCTTCACATCACGTTGAGGAGTGAGGAAGGGGAGGACtgggttatttatttattaaaactaCGAGAGGAATTGGACTTGTCCACGTGATCTAACGGTTGAGAATAAGAGATCTGGTACAAGGTGGGACCCTTGAAAAGGAATCGTTTTCTTGGAAAGGTGTTATCGTGTGTGGATGTTtctggagtttttttttttttttcgctgtGGGCAAAGATTCTAGGAGATTCCCTGGCAATGGTACGTGTTTGCTTTCCATTGTGTGGTGATCGTATAAAATCTTTCAAGGTTTTGGATTTTATCGAAAGggaattttttaaattaagaagTTGGTCGATTTCATACTTACTTccataagaaaattaagaatgtAGATCACTGGAGAATTACTAAAGggtttactttgtttatataataacaccAACAGAGTTGTtggagtttgtgtttttttacctTTGCAAGCTTTAAGATACTAAAGTACTTGAGAAAACAAGCGTGATAATATTCTCAAACGCATAGGGGTAAATAAAGCAATAAAAGCGAGTGTATCAGGAGGAGGTTATGGAGTAGATAGATAAACCACTGAGGAAGGTGGTTGACGTGTCTGATAGAGAGGTGGTATCTTCAATTAATTAGCCTGAGATTTCTGGCGCTTTGAGTACTGAAGAATTGGCTCTCTCACCTTCACAAACAGATCATAAGAACCAAATATAAAAAAGGCTTATGTCAGTTTCAGAATTAGAACTTGAAGTTAAAAACAGATAGGAGCAATGCGGTTTAGTGTATATACCATGCTGGTCTTCCTGCAAGGCCTGTCTTGTGAGGCTTGGCTACAGTTGGCTGTCTCGGCTTCTTTAGCATCCCCTCCGTTTACTGCAAAGCTCTCCCTCGATACCGCAGGCTGAGTGAGAGCCACAATTACCAAATTAGCAAACACTTTTAAAAGAGTCTCAGCCAATATGATATGTCTATCACTCAGTGGTGATTTCATTCTACCTGTGCCTTGTTGCTAATGGGAGTGTTCCCTGCTTTAGAGATAGTCTGTTCGCTTAGAACCGAGCCATTCGGCTGCATCCCAGATCTTCCTTTCGTACGTGTGAAGTCTGATCCTATGGAGTGGATACCTCCACACGTAGATACATCTGTTTGTTTCAAATATGTAAGATAGATAAACCAGCTTAAAAGTTGTGTGCAAAGTGCTAACAGGAGTGTACCTGCGGTTTCTTTAGCCAATATGCCGTTGGTCTTGTCAATAGCTTCGTTATCATCCACGTCCTGTGAAAGCATTCACATTATAAAGCAGCTCCATGGATTTTTCAATTCTAGGTTTcaagtattattattaccatATCATCTGTGGCAAGAGCCTTTCTGACTTCATATAGCTTCTTCTCAGTTAGAGTAGAATGAATCACACGCTTCCCTGTTTATAAACATTGCATCAACgaggaaacaataacaacaacaaccaacataACTTAACAGAGAAGGGTCTGAATGGAGGTAGCAAACCTAGCCTGCGGTTGCTAGAAGCTTCCACGTAGCCCTCTTCGGTCATTCTGTCCATTAATTTACGAACTGCAGTCTGATTGGCTTCACCATCCAGCATGTTGTGAAGCTTTGTAATAGTCACATATTTCATCGGAAGAGAATAATATAGAGCCTACCATAAAAACCATGAGTCAATCATGGACCTCAGGACCATCCTTATTTCTATCCTTTGTGCAAGTGTATCAAACATAGAGTACGAATTTAGAGTCTCTTACTTTCATGTACAAGTAGTCTTCAGGAGCTACAGGTTTCCCCTTCTTTGGAGCAATTTCATCATCAGCTTCATCTTTCACAAAGGTGAATTCACTCTCTGGTGTCTGCTGATAGTTTGGGTAAgtaagaaattataattaaaaagcaaagtCATAACCAAATGAAATCACGACAGTAGGATTTAGGATAAAACAATCACCTTCTTAGTGTACGTGTCTTTCCCAGTTTTCGAAAGAACACCTTCTTTCACTAGCTGATCCATGATTTCTGAAAGTCAGAATGTGACCAGTTAGTGTAGGAAAACAGACTCTGAAGTTAACAGCAAATAGCTATCAGCAAACTGTATTATTCATCATCATATGATTATGCTTCAAGTGTGTTTTTGACTAGTGGATTACCTTCACATAGAACCTGAAATCATAGAAAGAAAATGGCTTAGATTTAAGAAACGGCAGAAACTAAATATGTAAGAGCTCAGTTTAATAGGAACAGCTCATTACTATGGAGATATCGGGGAAGTTTGCTAGAATATCTGTGAGCTCCAGAGTATTAAGATGACGGGAGTTGATCCAGTCCTTCCCCCTTGCCAACTGCTGTTCATTTTCAGCCGGATCCTGTGTGTTGTCATCTTGAAGCATTTCACAGATAGGTGAAAATTAGAAGAAGCTCGTCTAATTCCGtgtaatgtaattttttgtGCCTTAATAGTTATAGAATAATTCACCTTCATCGAcctctccatcatcatcatcttgtttCTCTGTTCGATTATTATCAAGTTTAGCAGGTTAGTGAATACTTTAATAGACTGGCATAAACAAACTAGGATTTGTTAGTCATCATGATTACCTACTGGCACCACAATGAATTGATTCTCTTGTGTTTGACTGATCTGGAAACAACAATGAACATAACAGTTTAGGCACAGCAACGTGTAAAGCACCGAGGAAGTAAAAATCTGAGtaaaaagaagatgagaaaataaaagacttCTTTAACCTCGCTATCTGAATCAGAAGGCTGGTCGTCATGTACAGAATCATGTCCAATATTCTTCCCATCATCTTgcatatcatcattttcatcctCACAAGGATCGAGCACGCTCTTCACCTGCACAGATTATCCACAATGAATTGACatcaaaagacaagaaatatGTCAAGCGAGTTGCATCATTCTTCAATCACATTACCTTTAGCGTTAAGACAAGATGTTTGCTGTTAACATTCCCAATTTCCATTCTTAGAGGATTCTTTGTCCATACAtactgagcttcttcttctgtacaGCCTCTGAAGAAAGGTGGCTCGTAATCTGGTGGCTGTAAAAAGGTTCAAAAGCTGTCAATCTTTCTTGTGGGCATTTAACTTTGGCAGAGTAGAGGAAAGTGAGATAAGGTGAATGGTATAGAAATTAATACAAAAGATAGCAAGAACTTGTATGCAAACCCAATAACTTCAAAGCTACTCTGTCTATGTTATAACTGTGTAGAAACCAATCAGTACATAGGAATTTTGACTAGCACAAAATTAGAATGCTTCTTGACAAGCACACATGTTAACCTAGAAGTCAGAACCATTACACAAAAGAAGCTCTACTCAAGCTGCATTGAGATCATAACAATATC is a genomic window containing:
- the LOC104750535 gene encoding REF/SRPP-like protein At1g67360; translated protein: METENKNSKNLSLKHLGFVRVAAIQILASVSNLYDYAKQNSGSLKSAVEKVEGAVTTVVTPVYHKLKDVPDSLLFFLDHKVGEASYKFDKHAPPMAKQVVTQAHVLIYKATEKAQSFVKEARTGGPKAAFNYAATEYKCFVVTSSVKVWAKLNQYKPIHAVGQKALPVAAHVSGRYNELVTDMTQMGYSLVGYLPLVPVDDIVKAYEKEGAEQKKKGEDTATTDGKKGETTATTDGNESSSDSD
- the LOC104750536 gene encoding uncharacterized protein LOC104750536 isoform X2; this encodes MVVIQKLKEAEITEQDSLLLTRNLLRIAIFNISYIRGLFPEKYFNDKSVPALDMKIKKLMPMDAESRRLIDWMEKGVYDALQRKYLKTLMFCICETVDGPMIEEYAFSFSYSDSDSQNVMMNINRTGSKKNGGTFNSTADITPNQMRSSACKMVRTLVQLMRTLDKMPDERTIVMKLLYYDDVTPPDYEPPFFRGCTEEEAQYVWTKNPLRMEIGNVNSKHLVLTLKVKSVLDPCEDENDDMQDDGKNIGHDSVHDDQPSDSDSEISQTQENQFIVVPVEKQDDDDGEVDEDDNTQDPAENEQQLARGKDWINSRHLNTLELTDILANFPDISIVLCEEIMDQLVKEGVLSKTGKDTYTKKQTPESEFTFVKDEADDEIAPKKGKPVAPEDYLYMKALYYSLPMKYVTITKLHNMLDGEANQTAVRKLMDRMTEEGYVEASSNRRLGKRVIHSTLTEKKLYEVRKALATDDMDVDDNEAIDKTNGILAKETADVSTCGGIHSIGSDFTRTKGRSGMQPNGSVLSEQTISKAGNTPISNKAQPAVSRESFAVNGGDAKEAETANCSQASQDRPCRKTSMVREPILQYSKRQKSQAN
- the LOC104750536 gene encoding uncharacterized protein LOC104750536 isoform X1; protein product: MVVIQKLKEAEITEQDSLLLTRNLLRIAIFNISYIRGLFPEKYFNDKSVPALDMKIKKLMPMDAESRRLIDWMEKGVYDALQRKYLKTLMFCICETVDGPMIEEYAFSFSYSDSDSQNVMMNINRTGSKKNGGTFNSTADITPNQMRSSACKMVRTLVQLMRTLDKMPDERTIVMKLLYYDDVTPPDYEPPFFRGCTEEEAQYVWTKNPLRMEIGNVNSKHLVLTLKVKSVLDPCEDENDDMQDDGKNIGHDSVHDDQPSDSDSEISQTQENQFIVVPVEKQDDDDGEVDEDDNTQDPAENEQQLARGKDWINSRHLNTLELTDILANFPDISIVLCEEIMDQLVKEGVLSKTGKDTYTKKTPESEFTFVKDEADDEIAPKKGKPVAPEDYLYMKALYYSLPMKYVTITKLHNMLDGEANQTAVRKLMDRMTEEGYVEASSNRRLGKRVIHSTLTEKKLYEVRKALATDDMDVDDNEAIDKTNGILAKETADVSTCGGIHSIGSDFTRTKGRSGMQPNGSVLSEQTISKAGNTPISNKAQPAVSRESFAVNGGDAKEAETANCSQASQDRPCRKTSMVREPILQYSKRQKSQAN